A part of Salvelinus alpinus chromosome 5, SLU_Salpinus.1, whole genome shotgun sequence genomic DNA contains:
- the LOC139575796 gene encoding tetraspanin-3-like, whose translation MGQCGITSSKTVLVFLNLIFWAAAGILCYIGAYVFITYDDYDHFFEDVYTLIPASIIIAVGTLLFIIGLIGCCATIRESSCGLTAFAVILLLVFVTEVVVVVIGYIYRARVEDQVNHSIQKVYDEYNGTNTDAPSRAIDYVQRQLHCCGIHNYSDWRNTRWFKESRNDSVPVSCCKPNISNCTGTMSRPGDLYPEGCEALVVKKLKEIMMYVIWAALTFAAIQMLGMLCACVVLCRMGHDPAYELLVTGATYA comes from the exons ATGGGCCAGTGTGGAATTACTTCATCAAAGACCGTCCTGGTGTTTCTGAATCTAATATTCTGG GCTGCAGCTGGAATTCTGTGTTACATTGGAGCCTATGTGTTCATCACATATGATGACTATGACCACTTCTTTGAGGATGTGTACACCTTGATCCCAGCGTCCATTATAATAGCAGTCGGGACTCTGCTGTTTATCATTGGGCTGATTGGATGCTGTGCCACAATACGGGAAAGCTCCTGTGGACTAACAGCT TTTGCTGTCATTCTCCTGCTGGTGTTTGTCACAGAAGTTGTTGTGGTTGTTATTGGCTATATCTACAGAGCTAGG GTGGAAGATCAGGTGAACCACTCCATTCAGAAGGTGTATGATGAGTACAATGGCACCAACACAGATGCCCCCAGCCGTGCCATCGACTATGTGCAGAGACAG CTCCACTGCTGTGGCATTCACAACTACTCTGACTGGAGGAATACTCGCTGGTTCAAGGAGTCCAGAAACGACAGTGTTCCAGTCAGCTGCTGTAAACCCAACATCAGCAACTGTACTGGAACCATGAGCCGGCCTGGCGACCTCTACCCAGAG GGCTGTGAAGCTCTTGTTGTgaaaaagctgaaagaaatcatgaTGTATGTCATTTGGGCTGCTCTGACCTTCGCTGCAATACAG ATGCTGGGGATGCTGTGTGCCTGTGTGGTGCTGTGCAGGATGGGGCATGACCCTGCCTATGAGCTACTGGTCACCGGCGCAACCTACGCATGA